CATGTGCTGATGATGTATGCTAGGTAGGAAAGTTGCTAATTCTAATAaaatttttgtttcctttcgtCTTCTTTCACCTTTCTAGTTTCAAGTAATTGTATTGCCATTTTTCTGTTGAATGTGAATTCTTGTGGACGTGAGTACgttcatatatgtatatgcattgttctaaaaatttccGTCTAGGCGCTAAGCACTAACCACCACCACAATTAGTctctaggcgtttgaaaattaagaaaatgcgcTGAGACCTGTTTAGGCAGACTGTCTAGGCACCTACCTAACTCACCTAAACCCATCTAGGCGCATGCCCTGGCGAAAACTCTCATTTtgtatttgggtttttcaaaaaaatgtaaTAGACTTGTAATATACTTGGATAAACACtaattatatgtttgtttttaatatgttctaaaacttaaaaatcaattgcattttattttgtaatttatatatCCTAACACAATTATGTGTTCTTTTTAAGTATAAAaatacatttatttatatgaatatataatacaacaacaacaaagtcttttcccattaagtggggtcggctatatgaatcatagaacgccattgcgctcggttctgtgtcatgtcatccgttagattcaagtactcaaagtcttttcttagagtctcttccaaagtttttctaggtcttcctctacctcttAGGCCATGAACctttgtcccgtagtcgcatcttcttatataaatatataataaatttacttaaatccgtctaGACACCAGCCTAGCCTCCTAGGCACTCAACCCCAACCTGCTACCTGACCAGCGTCTAGCATCTTTTAGAAActtgtatatatgatatatccaTACTGGATGCTCCAATACTCACTCGTTACTTCCAGAACACGTAACTGATATTTCAAATCTGTATTCtttgagttttatttattttttttagcaaaaTTTGACTTTTGGAGATACACCCTGAAGTCAATGTAGTAATTACTATTTGCAAAAGTTCTTACAGAAGAAAAAGATgaatgtatttaatctaagTCGCAAACTTGCTCCTATGAGCTACTGGGGCTTAAAAATAGAATGGAAGGCTTATGCGAACAAGAGTTTTGACCATAAGGGCCAAAGAATgtattttaatgtttttgtatttaatattgttttttttttattttggcgAGTGAAGCTACACATAAGGTTTGATTGTCGGATTGTAATAGTATCCTTACTCTTTAAACTCACACCAAAcggtcaaaaacaatcaagatCACAAAATTTAGCTATCAACTACTAGGTAGACTACTTTCTCTACGCACATGACCAAATTATTCCAAACTACATTGCTTACTAACACAAAGTGAAGAAAGCCCAAAAGGTAGTTCAAAACCACTACAAGCCTAGCAAAAATACAATAGATTGGCCCCAAAAGAGCCATCccataacaataaaaaaaacccaaattttggagAAAGATGACAACCTCCACCGAATCAGTTGCGCCACCATCCAAGAAGACAAACCAAAGAGATGAATGAAATCTGCGCTGTGAGTGCTCCCATAATCCTATCAAACAATACAAAAGCACTTTAAAGGCCGCACAACACGAAAGTACTCCACCGAGGAGAGACACCCGATGGGCCATGTAGCAGAGGTTGATCGTTGAAGACTTGCAACATGAAACGACATCTGAATAGAAGAGGGGCATAAAAGCCCAAATTTGAGATGAGCACATGGATAAGGTGGGACAAAAGCTCAAAAAAGGCCGAAGCAAAGAAAGATAACGGCTATGAAAATAACAGAAGGACATAGAAGGGGAGTTGCAGGGAGATAAagccaggtttttttttttttttttggtgttttggggggttgggggttttttttttcttttccgggGGGGGGAGGGAGGAACACCTACTTGTTGAATTTCCGCTTGtcgtttttataatatataatacatTTAACTATCAAAGTGTATTGCAAGTGGTGGATTGTCCTGGTGGTTAAAGTCTTTTGAAAGTTATTTGTATTCTGAATATTGTGTCATGTAATTTTCGGTACTCATGTAACATAGTCTGTCCAACTATCCAGCCACTTGAGTTGCAAATGTCCCTTACTCCTACAGCTATCGAGGCACTATGGACCATTTTTGGTCATTCGTACTCCTCCTCCAACAACCTCTTGAGCTTGGTAAATGTCTCTTGACCTCTGAACTTGCCACTCTTGGCAGTTGGTCAGGGGTAACAAAGTGCCTTCCACTTGCTTATTTTTGGCCTGTAACTCTCTTGATATTTCAAAGGGAACGGCCATTTCCTGGTCTGTCATTGGGGCTTTTAGAGTTACTGAGTTGATGAGATAGGCTAGAGAAGCCTTGATCAACTTTCTGGTACTCACCAGGAGCAATACAGAGTTTGTGAATGTCATTCCTctgctctctctttttctttccttctttcagTGCTTTGGCATGAAACACAGTATCCTACTCGAAGTGCCAAAATTATCGTCTTTTGTGTAAAATGACTTGTATTCAAGTGATTGTGCCATGAGCTGGGTACCGCCTCAATTTGgttcttttctatgccttgtGGACCAAAGATTTCAACATTTACTTGATGTTATGCCAAAATAAACTCAACATCAATATGtctttaaatattttcaaataatgATGCTGGCAGACAAAGAAACACAAGGAGTCAATGTGTACTTTGGTATGACAAGCTCCAAGAACACAATAAACTTAAACATGAGACTCGTAGCAATGGGGAGACAAACTGATTAGCATCTTTGAAATATACATAAATAGTCACTGTTGCATGCTTAATTCAATATTTTAAGATAATGCATTGGCCATTGGAGTTTGCTAACAGTGATGTAGCTATTTCTCAACATAGTGACCTGAGAGTAAAGTTTGATTCCTGGTAGGAGGGTCAGAGTACTGGAGGATGTGCGCCGCCGTTATTGAGTAAACAACGTTCTAATCTTAATAACAGAAGTGCTAACCTAGAGGAAATGTCTGAGAATTCTGGTTTTCAAGATGCGGACCAAGTTGATGTCAGGGAAGGCAAAGGTTTATCTGGGAATGCATCTCTAGATGTTTTCGGGTGTACGAAAGAGATGCTCATAATGTTGAAACAAGTGGTTCAGACACAAGCTCAGCAAGAGGAAAAAATGCTGGTGATCAGATGGAAAACAGTGAATAACCAAAGTCGAGTGCACACATAAAAGAAGGTGGATATGGGGGAACCCCAGAGGATGAAAAGGTTGAAACTCTTCCTTCTGACGAAAAGCAGCGGAGAAAACGCAAACGAACAATAATGAATGATATGCAGGTGGAACTTGTTGAGAGAGCCCTATTGGATGAACCTGATATGCAGCGAAATGCAGCCTCGATACAATCATGAGCTGAGAAATTACGTTATCAAGTAAGTTGATTCTTCGAACTTCAAACATTGTAAATAACGTATGTTGAATTTATTCGCTATATTCAACAACAATACCGGACTTCTTTTCACTAAGAAATGTACCTTTGTGTTATCCGGGGTTCCGAGGTTACATGTGCACAGCTAAAAATTGGTAAACCATCCCCATTTTTCCTGTATTTGTTTCTCCTAGGCATTGCTTAAAACTACTTTCAGTATCCTAATGGCTTAAAACGTCAATGTTTTGTGTCTCCGCAGGTTAAACAATCGAGAAGCGAGGCTAGCCCGCACAGCTAAAGATGTTCGTGCAACACCAGAGGCTGACAATGCTTTACCAGACAAGCAAGGAACATACAACGACATACTAGATAGAGGGGATTAAAAAATCTCCTCCACGACCATTACAAAGGCTTACGCAAGAGATTCACAAATCCCTATTTAAAAAGCGTTTTACAAATCTTTCACGTAACTTTGTCATGCTCGTGAAGGGCTTTCATAAAACCCTACTCCCGTTCATCTAACTTAATTTGTTGCCTGGGCAAAAATGCTTCAATTTGTCCAAGAAAAAAATGTCTCGTCTCACAAGTAGATGACgggtgcaaaaaaaaaaagaccattATCTTTGATCAAAACACGCATACTCCACTCATGCAAGCGTTATCAATAGTTAAGAAGTGTCTGGGGATGGTTTGTTTCCAGAATACACAACCAGCAATCGAAAAACCGCAACGAAATTAGAACAGCAAGCAAACTGGGCACATCAACTCTACTGAGATGCCCATAGAAATTTGCATTAAGAAAACCATAAGTCTCCCCCTATTTCACAAGTTTATTTAAAGATAATTTGGCATGCCCTTTTGACCTCTCAGGCATGCATGCAGAAGCACCATCATCCTAAAATCACTAGCCAAATTCACTCCCCAAATTGTTCTCTGTCAACATCAAAGTCATCTTTACAGGTTGAACTTCTTCCCTTTTTAGAGTGTACTTAAATATTTGGCAGAAACATAATTTTAAGCAGTTTGAGCCAACTATTTATATCTATTCTTCAAGGTGAATCAGAAACCCCACCAGCCGGCTAAAAGCGCCGTATTTCGCTTCCTCTCGGAGACAATCCCTACTTCCgccctctctctttttttttcccctttttggtatttttataCAGAAGAAATTTTGAATAAGCTTAGGATAAGATCTTGAAAGATCAGGAAGTTCTTTCTTACTTTCGATTATGCAGAAGCCCACTCGAAGTAATGGCAACGGGCGCCTCTAGTGGCGGTCCAGTTTCCGCAGCCAAAGAAGAAGCTCCCTTGCTTTGGCCCTGGCTTCCGGACCATACCTTTGCTGCTCTTCACCCCGCAGAAACAGAATGGGTGATGATAATGGAATACTGGAGCACCCATCTCCTTCAGTTTCAGAGGGTGATGTGGTGGTGACATGTGCTCTGGGGATTGTTTCATTGTCAAAGGACGGTCAGCAGTCTGCCACACCAATGAGTTTGTAATGGCAAATTTGAAGCCCCTGCACATGAGAAGCGAAAGTAGGCGAGCGGTGTTTTTGGCATCATCCAGGCCACAGTGAGCACGGCCCTGCCATGCCAAGCCTGCCATTTGAACAGCCTCCTTCAGGTTGCACCTAGCACCACCGAAAACCTCAAGGAAAGGGACCTTTAAGTTGATCCATCTATCAAGAGAAAATCAACAtgaaaatatgagaaatatTCTCATGTCTTTTCCGTATATATTAaacaccaaaaaattattgacaaAGTTTTCTTATATTCACTACAGAAATAACTCCAATGAACACTAGTTTCTTTGATCTGCATTTCTTACCGGTTAAAATACGGAGGCTTTCGAATTTTCTTGAATCGGCACTCAGATTCCAACATGACCCGACAGTCCCAGTTTGACCATGTCACAACAGCAAAGTTGGTGTTTTTTATTCCCTTCTTCTCAAGCCATTTGTCATGTCTTAAAAGGGCCTCGCTTAAGGTAACTCCTCTATCCACCTACCAATACCCATATTCATCATCAATGAATTTTGCGGATCacggtaaagaaagaagagaaacacTGGTAACACAATATCACAACAAAAAGTTGCAAATTCCATCACATAACATACAGTACTCAAATAATGTGGTGATATCTAGAGACTTGGATGATTCTAAGTTAAGAAGTACGCACAAAGCATGCCATTACAACATcaactacaaattaaaatatAAGGACCTCGTTTGGTATAGAGGATTGGATTGGAATGGATAACCGTCCAAATTCAATGTATTTtgaaggtagaagataatgatttttcattttgaggGGATTAGAAGAGGACTACCCAAGAAGAAAACTTCTCCCTTTGAATCCTCTCATTTTGGGGAGGATAGGAATGGATAACTTCTCTTCTAAGGTAAACTTTCTCCTACCTCCAAGTTAGccacaaaattttcatttcttctttcagCAGACCTTGAAATAGTGGCTTATCCATTCCAAACCAATCCTTTGCACCAAACAAGGCCATAGTTTCATACAACTTCACTTTCataaccattttttttcttgaccAACAAAACTGGAAAATAGCTCCTCCACAAAATTCACTTTCATAACTCATTTTGTAGAACAGTGCTCATAGCATCAATCGCAAACTCAACCTACTCTCTATGCCAGTTACTCCATTTCAGTCCACTGCTAAGAGTATCTATAGACACGTGTGAGCAATACACTGCAGCTTTAGGGTGCATGTTTTCAATCATTGTCGCATCAAATCTTCCATGCGACCACAATGAGAACTATCATATATTCTATCATGAACTATATAGTCCACCACTTATATAGTACATGACCTAATTCAGCCCAAGGTGATTGTGTATAAAATTTATCTTCATAGTGACCATAGGATTCAAAGTAATCAGCAATTTATCACTATCCAAATTCTTCCAGAATTGATCTACAGATTCTACACTGAATAGCAAAGTCATGCTGTGCCAATAGCATATAAAATGTATAGAGAACGGGAGCAGGATTATAGCTTATGAAATTAACTCCCCAAGGGAGGTGGGTGGATACTAAGGACAAAAAATTTCTGCTAAGCATAGGTGGAACTTTTATTGACAACTTTATAGTTGACAATACTAATTGAGCCAATGAAAATCCACAAATTACTCATCCAAGATTCCCATCTTTAACAGTTGCGAACATAACATTGACGTAAAACATACGATGGACCCATAAGATGTTTCACCAGACCGTATCATGTTAGACAATCACAATAATGTCACTAAATACAGTCACTAAGAAGTCTTCACAATATTTTGTTCCTATGGATAAATAAAGGCAGGCTAAGTTCAGGACAAACCTGAATTTGCTGGATTCCTGTCAGGTCCTTGCAGAAATCACTTAAGACTTGGTTGCATGTTGGTCTCACATAAGTCTGAAAACATGCTTCCAGTTGGCCTGTCATGCTACTCACTATCACAGATGGAAACTCGATTATCTCTTGAGGATGGGGATTTCTATCCTTATCGCAGGTAGCCTCAAAGTCTATTACCACAAAATACTGAAAGTCTTGGAACTGGAAGTCATTCGGGTAGCTTTGAGCAAACATATTGAATGGAGCATAATGAAATCGATTTTCCATGGGAAAGGGATAAAACTGGCTCTCAAAAGCATTCATCTGGCACTGTTGCACCTTTTGGGAGTCATAATGGAAGGTTGACCAGTATCCAAAATCATGATGGTAGTTAGGTTTGTTGTGACATTCAGTTGGAGGTTCAAGAAATTCGCTGCCCAATGGAGGGTCTGATTCAGGAACATCCCCAACTGGATGATTACTAATTGCATCTTTAAGATTTGGAAATCCTTCAATGGGACTCCCATTACACTGGAGGTTGTATGGGAATCCCTTGTGGAGGCATTTTAAGGAAGCCTCGCAGGTCCTTTCCATATCTTCTGCAACAGGAAAGACATAAAATGAGATGAAACACAAGTATCGTGTCATTGGATAACCAGCAAAAACCAACACATCAAACAACAAAGAGTAGGCGAGTTTAAAGTGTATGCAGAACAACATGCAGTATTCCACCGAAATTAAAGCATCAATAACTTTATAGATGTGTTCAACATTTTTAGTGTACTTATGTAGTAGAAACAATGTACAGCTCCGAGGAAAAGAGAAACTGAAATTCATGTGTTTAAGATGCAATCGGTTAATCGGTCACCAATCATCATCAATGTCCAAGAACACAATGTCCAATCTTTCAGAATCAGGAGAAACCTAGTCAACTGAGTTCAGAATCCTTTTCAAAGGTCACATATTCAATTAGAAGTTTAGAACACAGATCCAGTTATATCACACTGCCTCAAACTCATCTaccttttaatttttgatcaaacTGTAACGAGTGAAGCTGCTAGACTGGAAAACAACTTTTTCTGATATCATTACCAAACAGGATGAAAGTAAACTACATGAGTTCAGTGCAGAGGAGAACAAGTAGGCTTTGTGAAACCTCCATCAACTTTCTATGTCTGGAAAACAGACAAGAAAAACAGAGGCaagaaacagaaagaaaagTGCATCTCTCAGGATAcctatcttttcttttttgttatttattgtTTCCTATGTTACAACTAGACTCAGTATTGAATTTTCTGGCCAGGTACACTGCCACGGAAGGAATTAGGTCGTGGGAAGAGCTACTTTGCTACAGAGACTGGGAAAAGGGGGATTGGGACTTCCCAGGCAACTATTTTCCAAGTATCTCTTAATtgaaaaagaacaaataaaacaaagaaaactagtTTTAGCATCAACTAAATTCATTTCTGTTTGTCTTCTTTTTTCAATTATTAGTACTGCATGGTGGAGGGTACCCACGCCTGAGGGCAGGGCAGAAAGCAATCCATTGGAGCGATCATATTGGAAGTGGGACTTCTCGGGGCACTATATTCCAAGGTTTCTCTAAATCCCTAAATCTCAGTTCCTgaatttttcaaaacaaaagaaaatattaaagATCAATTtgcatccatttcctttttgcTTGTTAAATTAATAGTAAGCAGCGACATGATTGAAGCTAAACCTTCCCTCTCCCCATAAATCCATAGGCCGATCAATATACCGCTGTTCAATAAGGAGAAGAAGCAATGTTTGCTCTAACTCAAAGGGCGTCTCCTTATACACTTCCACGGTATCTGGGATTACTAAACCTTCACTTAAACAGGGTTCAAAAGGACTAAGAGGAAAGTCCTAGCCCAAACATGGGAGAATGTGAAACAGGAATCAAATTTTTCTAAGGCCAGGCCTGAGTCACTGCTAAGTGGGTTAAAAGCAAAGCAGTGGCACATCCTAAAGGTGGATACAAATGCTCCTTACAATGTCTAGCCCG
This region of Malus domestica chromosome 07, GDT2T_hap1 genomic DNA includes:
- the LOC103438591 gene encoding uncharacterized protein isoform X2, with product MMALEQTDMERTCEASLKCLHKGFPYNLQCNGSPIEGFPNLKDAISNHPVGDVPESDPPLGSEFLEPPTECHNKPNYHHDFGYWSTFHYDSQKVQQCQMNAFESQFYPFPMENRFHYAPFNMFAQSYPNDFQFQDFQYFVVIDFEATCDKDRNPHPQEIIEFPSVIVSSMTGQLEACFQTYVRPTCNQVLSDFCKDLTGIQQIQVDRGVTLSEALLRHDKWLEKKGIKNTNFAVVTWSNWDCRVMLESECRFKKIRKPPYFNRWINLKVPFLEVFGGARCNLKEAVQMAGLAWQGRAHCGLDDAKNTARLLSLLMCRGFKFAITNSLVWQTADRPLTMKQSPEHMSPPHHPLKLKEMGAPVFHYHHPFCFCGVKSSKGMVRKPGPKQGSFFFGCGNWTATRGARCHYFEWASA
- the LOC103438591 gene encoding uncharacterized protein isoform X1 — translated: MMALEQTEDMERTCEASLKCLHKGFPYNLQCNGSPIEGFPNLKDAISNHPVGDVPESDPPLGSEFLEPPTECHNKPNYHHDFGYWSTFHYDSQKVQQCQMNAFESQFYPFPMENRFHYAPFNMFAQSYPNDFQFQDFQYFVVIDFEATCDKDRNPHPQEIIEFPSVIVSSMTGQLEACFQTYVRPTCNQVLSDFCKDLTGIQQIQVDRGVTLSEALLRHDKWLEKKGIKNTNFAVVTWSNWDCRVMLESECRFKKIRKPPYFNRWINLKVPFLEVFGGARCNLKEAVQMAGLAWQGRAHCGLDDAKNTARLLSLLMCRGFKFAITNSLVWQTADRPLTMKQSPEHMSPPHHPLKLKEMGAPVFHYHHPFCFCGVKSSKGMVRKPGPKQGSFFFGCGNWTATRGARCHYFEWASA